From one Methanomicrobia archaeon genomic stretch:
- a CDS encoding ArsR family transcriptional regulator, with the protein MSDGFELAKKEVQKQDPSSPDPSLNFNLLSVQRPRPALIGPGPFSFDIAEKKLKNKTPLFPHKTPKLNFNLSLLQQLSRGRRPAQIARELGISKPALQYHLNQLKAAGLISKLGYGCWEVNDTAPINPQKRSTKTTQVTLDKTHKLKFSEMPDSVRGHAFVFVLKVPPGLLNWNNRRREEYLKRHGIAYQPLRIAGGGQRIWVGGRKVWLTTSSIVIYEKSSFFAATAKDAKHHALFSFIAVVKKLERTLHADFTFKLGKEYRFKVSRQHYALVQNALAEQYDHEGKRLQVREPDAGKLWFVIDNSFNLHEAETVHPRTADSDNAKVQNFFNSLKACPVTTDVLVTAIAGVTQNQVLFAENITNHIQAVRELGQGVREMNQLLAKLEVTQRDARASQAERMQTREVKKKKW; encoded by the coding sequence TTTAACTTGTTGTCAGTACAACGCCCGAGACCAGCTCTAATTGGTCCAGGGCCCTTTAGCTTCGATATCGCAGAAAAGAAGTTAAAAAACAAGACCCCCCTTTTTCCGCACAAGACCCCGAAGTTAAATTTTAACTTGTCCCTGCTACAGCAGCTCTCCCGCGGCCGACGCCCCGCTCAGATCGCACGTGAGCTCGGCATCTCGAAGCCCGCGCTGCAGTACCATCTGAACCAGCTCAAGGCCGCAGGGCTCATTTCAAAGCTCGGCTACGGGTGCTGGGAAGTTAACGATACAGCCCCGATTAACCCCCAGAAAAGAAGTACGAAAACAACCCAAGTCACTCTCGACAAGACCCACAAGTTAAAATTTTCGGAGATGCCTGATTCCGTCCGCGGGCACGCATTTGTGTTCGTACTGAAGGTGCCGCCGGGACTGCTGAACTGGAACAACCGGCGGCGTGAAGAATATCTCAAGAGGCACGGGATCGCATACCAGCCGCTCAGGATCGCAGGTGGCGGGCAACGCATCTGGGTGGGCGGCCGGAAGGTCTGGCTGACTACCAGCTCGATCGTCATCTACGAGAAGAGTTCGTTCTTCGCGGCAACGGCGAAAGACGCGAAGCATCATGCGCTCTTCTCATTCATCGCAGTCGTGAAGAAACTCGAACGAACACTCCATGCGGACTTCACGTTCAAACTCGGGAAAGAATACCGGTTCAAGGTGTCAAGGCAGCACTATGCGCTCGTGCAGAACGCACTCGCAGAGCAGTACGACCACGAGGGCAAGCGACTGCAGGTGCGCGAGCCGGACGCTGGCAAGTTGTGGTTTGTGATTGATAACTCGTTCAACCTGCACGAGGCGGAGACGGTGCACCCGCGCACCGCGGACTCGGACAACGCGAAGGTGCAGAACTTCTTCAACTCACTGAAAGCGTGCCCGGTGACCACGGACGTGCTCGTCACCGCGATCGCGGGCGTCACGCAGAACCAGGTCCTCTTCGCGGAGAATATCACCAATCACATCCAGGCGGTTCGGGAGCTCGGGCAGGGTGTGCGGGAGATGAACCAGCTGCTCGCAAAGCTCGAGGTCACGCAACGCGACGCGCGCGCATCGCAGGCTGAGCGGATGCAGACGCGCGAGGTGAAGAAGAAGAAGTGGTAG
- a CDS encoding ArsR family transcriptional regulator, protein MGHEYGKKTDEGKLLEDAHIFTHPVRHRIVELLAKRPMHIDALSRALDEKRGLVAYHLDTLQEHGFVKSEYGIFLLQELEQIVTALRVYRVTDKVVEVKVKRKRRQNLKARSIRDAITSIGCGTSGFSRFVFIYPTTIPARTILHAITSIGCGTSCFTSNYTRRKDGCHNYCSQKYNQYLFHVLITAYLVLHLHVQNE, encoded by the coding sequence TTGGGGCATGAATATGGTAAGAAAACCGATGAAGGTAAGCTTCTGGAAGACGCTCACATCTTCACACATCCTGTAAGGCACCGGATCGTGGAGCTGCTCGCGAAAAGGCCGATGCACATCGATGCGCTAAGCAGAGCGTTAGATGAAAAGAGGGGGCTCGTCGCCTATCATCTTGATACCTTGCAAGAGCACGGATTCGTGAAGAGCGAGTACGGTATCTTCCTTTTACAAGAGCTAGAGCAAATCGTAACGGCACTGAGGGTGTACAGGGTGACCGATAAGGTGGTGGAGGTGAAGGTGAAAAGAAAAAGGAGACAAAATTTAAAAGCCAGATCCATCCGGGACGCCATCACCAGCATTGGGTGCGGGACCTCTGGGTTCTCCAGGTTTGTCTTCATTTACCCAACCACCATCCCAGCCAGGACCATCTTGCACGCCATCACCAGCATTGGGTGCGGGACCTCGTGTTTCACTAGCAATTACACCCGGAGAAAGGATGGTTGCCACAACTATTGCAGTCAAAAATATAACCAGTATCTTTTTCATGTACTCATCACCGCCTATCTCGTTTTGCACCTACATGTGCAAAATGAATAG
- a CDS encoding DUF523 domain-containing protein, with the protein MMSEEKAEYVLVSLCLLGVPCRFHGKREVMGHRIGRPSLIARLEKRYRLLPLCPEQLGGLTTPRPAAEVISSGRVRAKDGADVTEQYERGTEIVLEIVERYGIKRAWLLKDSPACGRGYGIVQER; encoded by the coding sequence ATGATGAGCGAAGAAAAAGCTGAATACGTACTTGTATCGCTCTGTTTGTTGGGGGTACCATGCAGATTTCATGGCAAGCGGGAAGTTATGGGGCACCGGATCGGGCGCCCATCCCTTATCGCTAGGCTCGAAAAGCGGTATCGACTGCTTCCACTTTGTCCGGAGCAGCTTGGGGGGCTTACTACACCGAGACCAGCGGCGGAAGTCATAAGCAGCGGACGGGTGCGAGCGAAGGACGGTGCGGACGTCACCGAGCAGTACGAACGAGGCACCGAGATCGTACTTGAGATCGTGGAGCGGTACGGCATAAAGCGGGCGTGGCTACTCAAGGATAGCCCGGCATGTGGTCGCGGCTACGGGATCGTGCAGGAAAGATAA
- a CDS encoding DUF2628 domain-containing protein translates to MNENGIGEEEYRAFIGKKADYYTKKWSAMDVRQSKWSWNWGAFIFRELWFAYRKMYIFALILFIFLGLIVVVSSIYLQIEDEDMANFVKGVKILYWAIVAVYANYLYHKHADKKIIDFKSTSTGELATSELAKRGGTSLIAPVIFIVFEGILFFI, encoded by the coding sequence ATGAATGAGAATGGGATAGGTGAAGAGGAATACAGGGCTTTTATTGGAAAAAAAGCCGATTATTATACCAAAAAATGGTCAGCTATGGATGTTCGGCAAAGTAAGTGGTCTTGGAATTGGGGTGCTTTTATCTTCAGAGAATTATGGTTTGCTTATAGGAAGATGTATATTTTTGCTTTGATCCTTTTTATTTTTCTTGGTTTAATAGTTGTTGTATCCTCAATATATTTACAAATCGAAGATGAAGATATGGCTAACTTTGTGAAAGGTGTAAAAATATTATATTGGGCTATTGTTGCCGTCTATGCGAACTACTTGTATCACAAACACGCAGACAAGAAGATTATTGATTTTAAAAGCACAAGTACCGGTGAATTGGCTACATCAGAATTAGCTAAACGCGGAGGGACCTCCTTAATTGCTCCCGTTATTTTTATAGTTTTTGAAGGCATCCTATTTTTTATATAG
- a CDS encoding DUF1670 domain-containing protein, with the protein MLDRRILRLTGEAFGQGALLTQADLAILLNESTKTVARHIKDLETHGHVVPTRGSWKDIGPGVSHKKRILELYLKGDEYTELERKTKHSGEAIMRYVKDFARVLVLTEEEYSAAELRIVTGLSDRIIREYQELIEQYSGHEYRERLEHLRAIFKKRRRSATPGS; encoded by the coding sequence CTGTTGGATCGCAGGATTCTCCGGCTCACTGGCGAGGCATTCGGTCAAGGAGCCTTACTGACGCAGGCAGACCTAGCGATCCTCTTGAACGAGAGCACGAAAACTGTTGCGCGGCATATCAAGGACCTGGAGACTCATGGCCACGTCGTGCCAACGAGAGGCAGCTGGAAGGACATCGGTCCCGGGGTGAGTCACAAGAAACGCATACTGGAGCTTTACCTCAAAGGCGATGAATACACGGAGCTAGAGCGGAAGACCAAGCACAGTGGCGAAGCGATAATGCGGTACGTGAAAGACTTCGCCCGGGTCCTGGTTCTTACCGAGGAAGAGTACTCAGCGGCAGAGCTCAGGATCGTAACCGGGCTATCGGACAGGATAATTCGAGAGTACCAGGAGCTTATTGAGCAGTATTCAGGTCACGAGTACCGTGAGCGGTTAGAGCACCTGAGAGCGATCTTCAAAAAAAGGCGACGATCGGCGACCCCCGGGAGCTAG
- a CDS encoding prenyltransferase — protein MTLKEKAIAWFRLTRLPLYSLAFIAYSMGAAAAHATYQQFDGAVYALGGLGLILIMLNAVILNEYVDYPSDCLNKNRGAFNAGSGVLVEGKLGFSEVKAGFVLILCAIPVCAYVLIQLATEVSATSVLALVFIGIFFGWGYSAPPLKFSYRGLGELVNSLMHGPAIVLAGFVLQTGMWTSSLPWLLGTPLFFATLAAAILADLPDYRSDAEISRKTVPVIIGPRLTALLASGFIALAVIAGLALWYVELIKYPLGLLILIVVPNAVIQERAVITMIKKADYDRHMTDIMKYADLQMLLFGLLPLLAFLLR, from the coding sequence ATGACCCTCAAGGAAAAAGCGATTGCGTGGTTCAGGCTCACTCGACTCCCCCTCTATTCCCTGGCCTTTATCGCCTATAGCATGGGTGCGGCCGCGGCGCACGCGACCTATCAGCAATTTGATGGGGCGGTCTATGCGCTCGGCGGTCTGGGGCTCATATTGATTATGCTGAATGCGGTGATCCTCAATGAGTACGTGGATTACCCCTCCGATTGTCTCAATAAGAACCGAGGCGCGTTCAATGCGGGTTCAGGCGTGCTGGTAGAGGGTAAACTCGGATTTTCTGAGGTAAAGGCGGGTTTCGTCCTCATACTCTGTGCAATCCCCGTTTGTGCCTATGTGCTCATCCAGTTAGCAACGGAAGTCTCGGCAACTTCCGTTCTCGCATTGGTATTTATTGGTATCTTCTTTGGCTGGGGATATTCCGCGCCACCGCTTAAATTCAGCTATCGCGGTCTCGGCGAACTTGTCAATAGTTTGATGCACGGCCCCGCGATTGTGCTTGCCGGGTTCGTACTTCAGACCGGAATGTGGACGAGCTCATTGCCCTGGCTCTTGGGCACCCCGCTCTTTTTCGCTACACTTGCTGCAGCGATTTTGGCTGATCTTCCTGATTACCGATCCGATGCTGAGATCTCCCGAAAGACCGTTCCCGTCATCATTGGACCACGATTGACGGCACTACTCGCGTCCGGGTTCATTGCGCTTGCCGTTATTGCTGGTTTAGCGCTCTGGTATGTTGAACTCATTAAATATCCACTTGGACTGCTGATTCTTATTGTTGTCCCCAATGCAGTGATTCAAGAACGCGCAGTAATCACAATGATTAAAAAAGCTGATTATGATCGCCACATGACGGATATTATGAAATATGCGGATTTACAAATGCTTCTGTTTGGACTCTTACCATTACTAGCGTTCTTATTAAGATAA
- a CDS encoding ArsR family transcriptional regulator translates to MEREPSEGKLSEDFYVLIHPIRYRIVKLLADKPLHVNAIALAMGIERRHITYHLRILEDSGFITSKYGVSEEKKLRGKALRVCTLTDKVAEVKAALKKDLE, encoded by the coding sequence ATGGAAAGAGAACCGTCAGAAGGTAAGCTTTCAGAAGACTTTTACGTCCTCATTCATCCCATACGTTACCGAATCGTCAAATTGCTTGCCGATAAGCCGCTGCACGTAAATGCAATTGCCCTCGCGATGGGTATTGAAAGGCGGCACATTACCTACCATTTACGGATCCTGGAGGACTCTGGATTCATAACGAGCAAGTACGGAGTCTCGGAAGAGAAAAAATTGAGGGGAAAGGCACTAAGGGTGTGTACGCTTACTGACAAGGTCGCGGAAGTGAAAGCGGCGTTGAAAAAGGATCTGGAGTAG
- a CDS encoding C2H2-type zinc finger protein gives MAEYKCKYCGEKFGTPLELARHVRMNHKRATKRAKKAAEKVAPAAQITKTIEAIGVLKGLQVSPNLSTEEKKLLGDVAKTFEGLVAK, from the coding sequence ATGGCAGAATATAAATGCAAATATTGTGGTGAGAAGTTTGGAACACCCCTGGAATTAGCACGGCATGTGAGGATGAATCACAAGCGAGCAACGAAGCGAGCAAAGAAAGCAGCTGAGAAGGTAGCACCTGCAGCGCAGATCACTAAGACCATTGAGGCAATCGGCGTGTTGAAGGGTTTGCAGGTATCACCGAACCTGAGTACAGAGGAGAAGAAGCTACTGGGCGACGTAGCGAAGACCTTTGAGGGGCTCGTCGCAAAGTAA